One genomic segment of Candidatus Eisenbacteria bacterium includes these proteins:
- a CDS encoding acyl-CoA dehydratase activase, producing MGKALKHKREERREIMTIEDKQKQPPSGARMNAGSEKVCVGIDAGSVSVNIAVVRPDKQVVEDSYVRHKGHPVAATLDALKDLLKKYPPSRIKLVAVTGAAGQLFSDLLNAHFVNEVVAQTAAVVHLHPEVRTVIEIGGEDSKLIFLKEDPRSRRTEMVDFAMNTICAAGTGSFLDQQAHRLDLSIEEFSKLALESKTPPRIAGRCSVFAKSDMIHLQQKGTPPKDIVAGLCIAMARNFKSTVGAARTFVRPISFQGGVAANQGMIRAFTQVLELEQGALIIPKYFASMGAIGAVYNALEQNVETVFPGLQKIEEFLAKQAAGDKDKFLDSLSTAEGGRTLPFGKKGEPKRDTDGKVPAYLGVDVGSISTNVVVMDSEKRVLAKCYLMTASRPIEAVQKGLKIVGDKVGHVVEIRGACTTGSGRYLTGDFIGADLVKNEITAQARAAAEIDSTVDTIFEIGGQDSKYISLENGAIVDFEMNKVCAAGTGSFLEEQAERLGINIIDEFSKMALEAENPVSLGDRCTVFMETELVRHQQGGSDTNSLVAGLSYSIVLNYLNKVVAGKKVGNRIFFQGGVAANRGVVAAFEKITGKPITVPEHHEVTGAIGCAILAMENDAGKGSRFKGFDLSDRPYEVTSFECTDCANRCEINCVKVEGEKPLYYGSRCEKYDVDRGASKGEDLPDLFKERERLLLETYKDSGEKSNDAPKIGMPRSLIFHDLFPLWKAFFSELGCKVILSGTTTKSAIHRGCEGSVVETCFPMKVALGHIMTLVDSKVDYIFLPSVINLPSNDDKFTDSFVCPYIQSLTYTVRGAIDFDSKDSKLLTPHVWLGMGPEHLADAMMDVGKRLGADHRSVKKAALKAWGAYEEFQERCRERGREILSSLREGQKAFVVVSRSYNGCDPGANLEIPRKLRGMGVLPIPMDFLPLDSVKISDQWPNMYWRYGQKILSAAEIIANDPRLTALYITNFGCGPDSFVSRFFRQRMGDKPFLQIEVDEHSADAGIITRCEAFLDSLEGASDRRTAPPWKFETVNISKGNQRIVLIPRMADHAHGIAAAFQACGMPAEVLPEPDDETLHWGRKYTTGKECFPCIVTTGDMVKMAMRPDFDRNKYAFFMGGSGGPCRFGQYNALQRIVLDEIGFEDVPIYAPNQASSFYDDLGLVGRRFLELGWLGIVSIDVLYKWLLETRPYAKDKKLIERVYWQQVEDVCDVIRKNGSRKDILGAIGRSRVAFEKIKVDRSEPRPLIGLVGEIYVRSNDFSNNNLVEQIEGLGGQVLMAPVYEWFLYRNVRRHMRSRLDGDYKLLVKNLLKDYVMRRDEHSLSHPFKGLIETWSEPSSKQVLDMAAPYLHPSFEGEAILTVGKSIDFIKKGLAGVVSAMPFTCMPGTISHAILKFVQKNEGGFPFLNMVYDGTEQANTLTRLQAFMYQAKEYAKRKRDTSQ from the coding sequence ATGGGGAAAGCCCTGAAGCACAAGAGGGAAGAACGTCGGGAAATCATGACAATCGAGGATAAGCAGAAACAGCCACCTTCGGGCGCAAGAATGAACGCTGGATCGGAAAAGGTCTGCGTAGGGATCGACGCAGGCTCCGTGAGCGTAAACATTGCAGTGGTGCGGCCTGACAAGCAGGTTGTGGAAGACAGCTACGTTCGTCACAAAGGCCATCCCGTGGCCGCCACACTCGATGCTCTCAAGGATCTTCTCAAGAAATACCCTCCTTCGCGGATAAAACTGGTGGCAGTGACGGGAGCCGCCGGCCAACTCTTCTCGGATCTCTTGAACGCTCATTTTGTAAATGAGGTCGTCGCCCAGACGGCGGCCGTGGTGCACTTGCATCCCGAAGTGCGTACGGTCATCGAGATTGGCGGCGAAGATTCAAAGCTCATCTTCCTGAAGGAGGATCCTCGGAGCCGCAGGACCGAGATGGTTGATTTTGCAATGAACACGATATGCGCCGCGGGCACGGGGTCGTTTCTTGATCAGCAGGCGCACAGGCTGGACCTCTCGATAGAGGAGTTCAGCAAGCTTGCCCTCGAATCAAAGACTCCCCCAAGAATAGCAGGCAGGTGCAGTGTCTTCGCAAAGAGTGACATGATACACCTTCAGCAGAAGGGCACTCCTCCCAAGGATATAGTGGCAGGCCTTTGCATCGCCATGGCCAGAAACTTCAAGAGCACGGTCGGTGCCGCCAGGACTTTCGTGAGGCCCATTTCCTTCCAGGGAGGTGTGGCCGCCAATCAGGGAATGATACGCGCATTCACACAGGTGCTTGAACTTGAACAAGGCGCCCTCATCATCCCCAAGTATTTCGCTTCCATGGGAGCAATTGGCGCGGTCTACAACGCGCTGGAACAGAACGTCGAGACTGTCTTTCCTGGACTTCAGAAGATCGAGGAGTTTCTCGCCAAGCAGGCCGCGGGAGACAAGGACAAGTTTCTGGATAGTCTCTCCACGGCGGAGGGTGGAAGGACGCTTCCATTCGGGAAAAAGGGCGAACCAAAACGCGATACCGACGGCAAGGTTCCTGCCTACCTCGGCGTCGACGTAGGTTCGATCAGCACGAACGTCGTGGTCATGGACAGTGAGAAGAGAGTGTTGGCGAAGTGCTATCTCATGACTGCTTCCCGTCCGATAGAGGCGGTACAGAAGGGGCTCAAGATCGTAGGCGACAAGGTAGGCCACGTAGTCGAGATTCGCGGAGCCTGCACGACCGGCTCGGGCCGCTACCTCACGGGTGACTTCATCGGCGCCGACCTGGTCAAGAATGAGATCACGGCCCAGGCTCGCGCCGCAGCCGAGATAGATTCTACGGTGGATACGATTTTTGAGATCGGCGGACAGGACTCCAAGTACATAAGTCTCGAGAACGGCGCCATAGTTGATTTCGAGATGAACAAGGTCTGCGCCGCGGGCACCGGCAGCTTCCTCGAAGAACAGGCCGAGAGACTCGGCATAAACATCATCGACGAGTTCAGCAAGATGGCCCTGGAGGCCGAGAACCCGGTATCGCTTGGGGACCGGTGCACCGTTTTCATGGAGACGGAGCTCGTACGCCACCAGCAAGGCGGCAGTGACACGAACAGCCTCGTCGCGGGTTTGAGCTACTCCATAGTCCTCAATTATCTCAACAAGGTTGTTGCCGGGAAAAAGGTTGGCAACAGGATTTTCTTCCAGGGCGGAGTCGCGGCCAACAGGGGCGTGGTCGCAGCCTTCGAGAAGATCACAGGAAAGCCTATCACGGTGCCGGAACACCACGAAGTGACCGGCGCCATCGGATGCGCAATCCTCGCCATGGAGAACGACGCCGGCAAGGGGAGCAGGTTCAAAGGATTCGATCTCAGTGACAGACCCTACGAGGTCACGTCTTTTGAATGTACGGACTGTGCCAACAGATGCGAGATCAATTGCGTGAAGGTTGAGGGTGAGAAGCCACTCTACTACGGCAGCAGGTGCGAAAAATACGACGTCGATCGCGGGGCATCGAAGGGCGAGGACCTACCCGATCTTTTCAAGGAAAGAGAAAGACTGTTGCTGGAAACGTACAAGGACTCCGGCGAAAAATCAAACGACGCGCCCAAGATCGGAATGCCAAGAAGCCTCATCTTTCACGACCTCTTTCCACTCTGGAAGGCCTTCTTCTCGGAGCTGGGATGCAAGGTAATACTCTCGGGGACAACCACAAAGAGCGCCATCCATCGTGGCTGCGAGGGTTCGGTCGTGGAGACGTGCTTCCCCATGAAAGTCGCTCTCGGTCACATAATGACGTTGGTCGACAGCAAGGTTGATTACATCTTCCTTCCCAGCGTCATAAATCTTCCCAGCAACGACGACAAGTTCACGGACAGCTTTGTGTGCCCATACATCCAGAGTCTCACTTACACGGTGCGGGGCGCCATAGATTTCGACTCGAAGGATTCGAAGCTTCTCACTCCTCACGTCTGGCTTGGCATGGGGCCGGAGCATCTGGCCGACGCGATGATGGACGTAGGAAAGCGACTGGGTGCCGATCACCGGAGTGTAAAGAAGGCCGCTCTAAAGGCATGGGGAGCCTACGAGGAGTTCCAGGAAAGATGCAGAGAGCGTGGCAGGGAGATTCTCTCGTCTTTGAGAGAGGGCCAGAAGGCCTTTGTCGTGGTCAGCCGTTCGTACAACGGATGCGACCCCGGTGCCAATCTCGAGATCCCGCGTAAGCTGCGCGGCATGGGAGTCCTCCCCATTCCCATGGACTTTCTTCCTCTGGACAGCGTAAAAATCAGCGACCAGTGGCCCAACATGTATTGGAGATACGGCCAGAAGATATTGTCCGCCGCCGAGATTATCGCCAACGATCCGAGACTCACCGCGCTCTACATCACCAACTTCGGATGTGGACCGGATTCTTTCGTCTCGCGCTTCTTCAGACAGAGAATGGGTGACAAGCCATTCTTGCAGATAGAAGTAGACGAGCACAGTGCGGACGCGGGAATTATCACAAGATGCGAGGCCTTTCTGGACAGCCTCGAGGGAGCCTCCGACAGAAGGACGGCGCCTCCGTGGAAGTTTGAGACCGTGAACATCTCCAAGGGAAATCAGCGCATCGTGCTGATACCGCGAATGGCCGACCATGCCCACGGAATCGCGGCTGCCTTCCAGGCCTGCGGTATGCCCGCAGAGGTGCTCCCCGAGCCGGACGACGAGACGCTCCACTGGGGAAGAAAATACACGACCGGCAAAGAGTGTTTTCCCTGTATCGTCACGACCGGCGACATGGTGAAGATGGCCATGCGGCCGGACTTCGACAGAAACAAGTACGCCTTCTTCATGGGAGGCTCCGGCGGTCCCTGCCGCTTCGGCCAATACAATGCTTTGCAGAGAATAGTGTTGGACGAAATCGGTTTTGAAGACGTACCCATCTACGCCCCCAACCAAGCCTCCAGCTTTTACGATGATCTCGGACTCGTCGGAAGGCGTTTCCTGGAATTGGGCTGGCTTGGAATCGTCAGCATAGACGTGCTCTACAAGTGGCTTCTTGAGACCAGACCTTATGCCAAGGACAAGAAACTGATCGAGAGGGTCTATTGGCAGCAGGTCGAAGACGTATGCGACGTGATCAGAAAGAACGGGAGTCGCAAAGACATACTGGGCGCGATTGGAAGAAGCAGAGTCGCTTTTGAGAAAATAAAGGTTGACCGTTCAGAACCGAGGCCCCTCATAGGTCTTGTGGGCGAGATATACGTGCGTTCGAACGACTTCAGCAATAACAATCTTGTCGAGCAAATCGAAGGGCTCGGGGGACAGGTGCTGATGGCCCCGGTCTACGAATGGTTCCTGTACCGCAACGTCCGGCGCCACATGCGAAGCCGTCTCGACGGTGACTACAAGCTCCTCGTGAAGAATCTCCTCAAGGACTACGTCATGAGGCGCGACGAGCATTCGTTGTCCCATCCGTTCAAGGGTCTCATCGAAACCTGGAGCGAACCTTCGTCGAAGCAAGTGTTGGACATGGCGGCTCCTTACCTCCATCCCAGTTTTGAGGGAGAGGCCATACTCACTGTCGGCAAGTCGATCGATTTCATCAAGAAGGGACTCGCGGGCGTGGTGAGCGCAATGCCCTTCACGTGTATGCCTGGAACCATCTCTCATGCTATACTCAAGTTCGTCCAGAAGAACGAGGGTGGCTTCCCGTTCCTCAACATGGTGTATGACGGCACGGAGCAGGCGAACACGTTGACCAGGCTTCAGGCCTTCATGTACCAGGCAAAAGAGTACGCGAAGAGGAAGCGAGACACCTCGCAGTAG
- a CDS encoding acyl-CoA dehydratase activase-related protein, translating into MARIGIPRALLYHKYHLMWETFFRALGEEVVISPPTNKGILQLGVQYCLTDICLPVKLACGHVAAIAPKVDYLFLPRVLSVEKNAYTCPKIVAFPDMVRLNLPGIHRILDPIIDLRKKVVSHEKQFRDLARELGKLQLLKKACREALGAQKNWFSAEPEAESESSFLFREVGSANWKGLRIALLGHPYNLFDSFVNFNLRERLTSLGVDVVTARHLDPSTVEREVKLLECPPYWTAAKELLAGARLFFKSKSVDGVMYLIAFECGPDALLKVLIDSEARKHPDVAYMSLVLDEHTGEAGVETRLEAYLDAIARRKRKHATEPLGSPA; encoded by the coding sequence ATGGCAAGAATCGGGATTCCGCGTGCGCTTCTCTACCACAAGTATCATTTGATGTGGGAGACTTTTTTCAGGGCACTGGGAGAGGAAGTTGTGATCTCCCCTCCAACCAACAAGGGCATCCTACAACTGGGCGTGCAGTATTGCTTGACTGACATATGTCTGCCCGTGAAGCTTGCGTGCGGACACGTGGCCGCCATAGCACCGAAGGTCGACTATCTGTTTCTGCCGAGAGTTCTCAGCGTCGAAAAGAACGCGTACACCTGCCCGAAAATCGTTGCATTTCCCGACATGGTGAGGCTCAACCTGCCGGGCATTCATCGAATACTCGATCCTATCATCGACCTGAGAAAGAAAGTAGTCAGCCATGAGAAACAGTTCCGCGACCTGGCTCGGGAGCTGGGCAAGCTCCAGCTCCTCAAGAAGGCTTGTCGCGAAGCGCTGGGAGCTCAGAAAAACTGGTTCTCTGCCGAACCTGAGGCCGAGAGCGAATCCAGTTTTTTGTTCAGGGAAGTCGGCAGCGCCAACTGGAAGGGTCTGAGGATCGCACTGCTGGGTCACCCTTACAATCTCTTCGACTCCTTCGTGAACTTCAACCTTCGTGAGCGACTTACGTCACTGGGGGTAGACGTCGTCACTGCCAGACATCTCGACCCATCCACAGTCGAGAGAGAGGTCAAATTGTTGGAGTGCCCTCCGTACTGGACGGCGGCCAAAGAGCTTCTGGCCGGCGCAAGATTGTTTTTCAAATCGAAATCCGTGGACGGCGTGATGTATCTTATCGCCTTCGAGTGCGGACCTGACGCCCTGCTCAAAGTGTTGATAGATTCGGAAGCAAGAAAGCATCCCGACGTTGCATACATGTCTCTCGTGCTTGACGAGCACACCGGTGAGG
- a CDS encoding acyl-CoA dehydratase activase: MNVFLGIDVGSVSTNLAVLDENLKVLYDAYLRTSGRPIDAVQRAISLAAEALPCKSHVLAAGATGSARRLTGELVGADIVKNEITAHSIAAIHLEPDVQTVMEIGGQDSKIVIIRNQVAVDFAMNTICAAGTGSFLDQQANRLTVPIEAFGRLALSSKNPVRIAGRCTVFAESDMIHKQQVGHKVEDIVAGLCQALVRNYLANVAKGKEILPPVVFQGGVAANEGIRKALADELKMEIVVPERFGVMGAIGAALLAHEWKSETEETTRFRGFALGKVEYKTTSFECKECPNLCEVIEVLMNDTKIAGWGDRCGRYQTEPKELSKEPPACEECLVTGQGVEISPRA, encoded by the coding sequence ATGAACGTGTTTCTGGGCATAGACGTTGGCTCCGTGAGCACAAATCTCGCCGTTCTGGACGAGAACCTGAAAGTTCTCTACGACGCCTATTTGAGGACGTCCGGTCGCCCGATCGATGCAGTGCAGAGGGCGATTTCGCTCGCAGCCGAGGCCTTGCCCTGCAAGTCCCACGTGCTTGCCGCGGGCGCGACCGGAAGCGCAAGACGGCTCACTGGCGAACTTGTAGGCGCCGACATAGTCAAGAACGAGATAACTGCGCACTCTATCGCCGCAATTCACCTGGAGCCCGACGTCCAGACCGTGATGGAGATAGGCGGCCAGGATTCGAAGATAGTCATTATTCGTAACCAGGTCGCCGTCGACTTCGCGATGAACACGATATGTGCCGCCGGCACAGGCTCCTTCCTCGATCAACAGGCAAACAGACTCACGGTGCCCATCGAGGCCTTTGGACGGCTCGCCCTTTCCTCCAAGAATCCCGTGAGAATCGCCGGGCGCTGCACGGTGTTCGCCGAGAGCGACATGATTCACAAGCAACAGGTAGGACACAAGGTCGAGGACATTGTTGCGGGGCTCTGTCAGGCCCTCGTGCGCAACTACTTGGCCAACGTCGCCAAAGGAAAGGAAATTCTTCCTCCCGTCGTCTTTCAGGGAGGGGTAGCGGCGAACGAGGGAATCAGAAAAGCGCTCGCCGACGAACTCAAAATGGAGATCGTGGTGCCCGAGAGATTCGGAGTGATGGGAGCGATCGGCGCCGCCCTCTTGGCCCACGAGTGGAAATCCGAAACCGAGGAGACGACGCGTTTCAGGGGTTTTGCCCTGGGGAAAGTGGAGTACAAGACGACCAGCTTCGAGTGCAAGGAATGCCCAAATTTGTGTGAAGTAATAGAGGTCCTGATGAACGATACCAAGATTGCAGGATGGGGAGACAGATGCGGCAGGTATCAGACAGAGCCAAAGGAGCTATCTAAGGAGCCACCCGCGTGTGAGGAGTGCCTGGTCACGGGGCAGGGCGTGGAGATCTCGCCCCGAGCGTAG